A window of Mangifera indica cultivar Alphonso chromosome 11, CATAS_Mindica_2.1, whole genome shotgun sequence contains these coding sequences:
- the LOC123228557 gene encoding uncharacterized protein LOC123228557 — protein sequence MASHPSLLSANLVDDLSLQRLVAKAVADRTSVTLKLRENKNRGVGSLMSWMLRESAGLQGRRVICMRAQLSSSQYVCYSYYFHFLERVDSFALIIWGCNMQENVRCIFIFWSKGKHIFKGDMLSDIKL from the exons ATGGCTTCTCATCCGTCATTATTGTCTGCGAATTTGGTTGATGACCTCTCTCTTCAACGTTTGGTG GCTAAAGCAGTTGCTGATAGAACCAGCGTGACCCTCAAACTCAGAGAGAACAAGAACAGAGGAGT AGGGTCGCTGATGTCTTGGATGTTGAGAGAAAGCGCTGGGCTGCAGGGGAGGAGGGTAATATGCATGCGTGCACAATTATCATCATCGCAATATGTGTGTTACTCAtactattttcattttctagAGAGAGTAGATTCTTTTGCATTAATTATCTGGGGTTGTAATATGCAAGAAAATGTtagatgtatatttattttttggagtAAAggtaaacatatatttaaaggTGATATGCTTTCGGATATAAAATTGTAG